Proteins encoded within one genomic window of Mauremys mutica isolate MM-2020 ecotype Southern chromosome 11, ASM2049712v1, whole genome shotgun sequence:
- the LOC123344581 gene encoding uncharacterized protein LOC123344581 encodes MFSPEESIKPQLWRLVELVNFREEEEREGFARALGLCAEQYLYEIFAILEHWEEVVSRVQLQPSAAGSLEEPASIKQLRSLLFLTYGHVVHSGPTDLILETIGYKILSPMEKHYFLSPHDPLVRSAFVRSLVLVGEAVTQVSRSPLVSQDTYTVLSPLLEILRGKDRARLQSPDHKCALLAISYIGKFQPHLSKEQVAETISTCVTSSMIQHPALVKLRGTEVAESSAIRAEFLQELPWEGLDHVLQTFLEQHLTPTTLLHLFLPHQGHLEVPGCRPHADQGGTPHPAGRQPGEGLG; translated from the exons ATGTTTTCTCCAGAAGAGAGCATCAAGCCCCAGCTATGGCGCCTGGTGGAGCTGGTCAATTTCAGAGAAGAAGAGGAAAGGGAG GGATTCGCCCGAGCGCTTGGGCTGTGTGCCGAGCAATATCTCTATGAGATTTTTGCCATCCTGGAGCACTGGGAAGAGGTCGTCAGCAGGGTGCAGCTCCAGCCTTCCGCTGCTGGCTCTCTGGAG GAGCCAGCTTCCATCAAGCAGCTGAGAAGCCTCCTGTTCCTCACCTATGGGCACGTGGTCCACTCAGGCCCCACAGACCTCATCCTAGAGACCATAGGATACAAGATCCTGTCTCCCATGGAGAAACACTATTTTCTGAGCCCACAT GACCCGCTGGTGAGATCTGCGTTTGTGAGAAGCCTCGTGCTGGTGGGTGAAGCTGTCACCCAAGTGAGCAGGAGTCCCTTGGTGAGCCAGGACACATACACCGTGCTGTCCCCCCTGCTG GAGATCCTCAGAGGCAAGGACCGGGCCCGGCTGCAGAGCCCCGACCACAAGTGTGCCCTGCTGGCCATCTCATACATAGG GAAATTCCAGCCTCACCTGTCTAAGGAACAGGTGGCTGAGACCATCAGCACTTGTGTCACCAGCTCCATGATTCAGCATCCAGCCCTGGTGAAgctgagagggactgaggtggCAGAAAGCTCCGCTATCCGGGCAGAG TTTCTCCAAGAACTGCCCTGGGAGGGCCTGGACCATGTGCTGCAGACATTCCTGGAACAGCACCTGACCCCCACCACGCTACTGCATCTGTTTCTG CCACATCAAGGCCATCTGGAGGTTCCTGGATGCAGACCCCATGCTGACCAGGGAGGTACTCCACATCCTGCTGGACGACAGCCCGGAGAAGGGCTGGGCTAA
- the LOC123344660 gene encoding protein maestro-like, which yields MLRDPKAPLKAHVAVPLAMQARTFFEDENSSLRRASIELFGQLSKFVSKRSSRFGAEVEKSMGTLLIHLQDGDPQVAQACRVALLHCAPFLSYQPLRTLVRSQLAEGAAPAIPTFLSEACRTLLQDCPGRLSKKVALRAAAAQQLIGYMMEN from the exons ATGCTGCGGGACCCCAAGGCGCCTCTGAAGGCGCATGTTGCCGTTCCGCTGGCCATGCAGGCGAGAACATTCTTTGAGGAT GAGAACAGCAGCCTGAGGCGGGCCTCCATAGAGCTCTTTGGCCAGCTCAGCAAGTTTGTTTCCAAGAGGTCATCCCGCTTCGGGGCTGAGGTGGAGAAGAGCATGGGGACGCTGCTCATCCACCTTCAGGACGGGGACCCCCAGGTGGCCCAG GCGTGCAGGGTGGCATTGCTGCACTGCGCACCCTTCCTGAGCTACCAGCCCCTGCGCACGCTCGTGCGGAGCCAGCTGGCCGAGGGAGCGGCCCCCGCCATCCCCACCTTCCTGAGCGAAGCCTGCAGGACCCTG CTCCAGGACTGCCCAGGGAGGCTGAGCAAGAAGGTTGccctgagagcagcagctgcccaacAGCTGATCG GATACATGATGGAGAATTGA